A genomic region of Phoenix dactylifera cultivar Barhee BC4 unplaced genomic scaffold, palm_55x_up_171113_PBpolish2nd_filt_p 000186F, whole genome shotgun sequence contains the following coding sequences:
- the LOC103706605 gene encoding uncharacterized protein LOC103706605 has translation MEVYVDDMLVKSKMAQDHVADLSETFSVLRRYRMKLNPANCAFGVTSGKFLGFVITQRGIEANPEKIRALQEITPPRTVKEVQRLTGRVAALGRFVARSAERCLPFFAALKKPKNFLWSAECQQAFEELKRLLASPPLLTKPQQGELLYLYLAVSPMAVSSVLVREESKLQKPILQRSDRAGRVTKWAIELGEFDLEYRPRPAIKAQALADFIVECTVPDEPEPELAPAEQTPNSTWTLHVDGSSNSGGSGAGLILASPDGVVAEQAMRFEFSASNNAAEYEALVAGLKEPTMQEYLRKVRDLASTLNSFHIQHIARTENLRADQLSKLASSRMSELPKAVALEYPQKPSTEEPEPTLCIEVEPSWMDELVNYLQDEALPSDEHEARRVKRLAARYILHEGKLYRRSFTSPLLRCLRPTEADYAMREVHEGICGNHLGGRALAHKILRQGYYWPTLQKDTLDFVRRCDRCQRNANGLKARLDQSKGQWVEDLYNVLWAYRTTFRVPTGETPFNLTYGTEAVIPLEIGLPSPRVEHFDAGSSSSQLRNNLDLIEETRKATRVRMAKYQQRTAQYYNARVKVKSFKVGDLVLRRAEASQPTEQGKMAPNWEGPYQIARVQRPGAYKLRSLDGTPIPRSWSSENLRVYYQ, from the exons atggaggtctatgtggacgacatgctagTGAAGAGCAAAATGGCGCAAGACCATGTGGCCGACCTCAGCGAAACATTCTCCGTACTCCGAAGGTAccgaatgaagctcaatccgGCCAACtgtgcgttcggagtcacctcgggcaagttccttggCTTCGTAATCACGCAGCGgggaatcgaggccaaccccgagaagatccgagcgctcCAGGAGATCACGCCGCCGAGGACAGTGAAGGAAGTGCAGCGGCTTACGGGCCGGGTCGCAGCCCTCGGAAGATTCGTCGCccgatcggccgagcgctgcctcccgTTCTTTGCAGCTCTCAAGAAGCCAAAAAACTTTCTATGGTCGGCcgaatgccagcaagccttcGAAGAGCTCAAGCGTCTTCTTGCCTCTCCTCCGCTGctcacgaagcctcaacagggtgagctcctctacttgtatttAGCTGTTTCTCCTATGGCtgtgagctcggtcctggttcGGGAGGAGAGCAAGCTTCAAAAGCCG atcctgcagcgaTCAGATCGTGCCGGACGGGTTACcaaatgggccatcgagctTGGGGAGTTCGACCTCGAGTATCGACCCAGGCCGGCGATCAAGGCCCAggcactcgccgacttcatagtcgagtgcaccgTGCCGGACGAGCCTGAGCCCGAGCTAGCGCCGGCGGAGCAGACCCCGAACTCGACATGGACCCTGCATGTTGATGGTTCTTCGAACTcagggggtagcggagcgggcCTCATCCTcgccagtccagatggagtggtcgccgagcaggccATGCGCTTCGAATTCTCCGCCTCCAACAATGCAGCAGAGTATGAAGCActtgtcgccgggctcaa AGAGCCCACGATGCAAGAATATCTTCGGAAAGTGCGGGACCTCGCCTCGACTCTAAACTCCTTCCACATCCAACACATCGCCAGAACGGAGAACCTCAGAGCAGATCaactatcaaagctggcgtcttcccgcatgagcgagcttccgaaGGCAGTAGCGCTGGAGTATCCCCAAAAACCCAGCACAGAGGAGCCCGAGCCGACCCTTTGCATCGAAGttgagccgagctggatggatgAGCTCGTCAACTACTTGCAGGATGAAGCCCTCCCCAGCGATGAGCATGAGGCCCGCCGGGTGAAGCGCTTGGCTGCCCGGTACATATTGCACGAGGGTAAGCTCTATCGAAGATCCtttacctctcccctcctcaggtgCCTTCGCCCGACAGAGGCGGACTATGCAATGCGCGAGGTCCATGAGGGGATCTGTGGAAATCATCTGGGGGGACGAGCGTTAGCGCACAAGATTTTGCGTCAAGGATACTATTGGCCAACACTCCAGAAAGATACCCTGGACTTCGTCCGAAGATGCGACCGATGccagaggaacgccaat gggctcaaggccAGGCTCGACCAGTCCAAgggacagtgggtcgaagacctgtACAACGTCCTGTGGGCTTATCGGACCACGTTCCGCGTACCCACCggcgaaactcctttcaatctgACGTACGGGACAGAAGCCGTTATCCCCCTGGAGATCGGGcttccttctccaagggtggagcatttTGACGCCGGCTCCAGCTCCTCGCAGCTCAGAAATAATCTGGACCTAATCGAGGAGACCAGGAAAGCCACCCGAGTTCGCATGGCAAAGTACCAGCAAAGGACGGCGCAATACTATAACGCCAGGGTCAAGGTTAAAtccttcaaagtaggggaccttgtcctcaggAGGGCAGAAGCCTCCCaaccaactgagcaagggaagATGGCCCCGAACTGGGAGGGACCCTACCAGATCGCGCGCGTCCAGCGACCTGGAGCATACAAGCTGAGATCTCTTGACGGGACTCCCATTCCACGCAGCTGGAGTTCCGAAAACCTCCGGGTGTACTACCAATAG